One Firmicutes bacterium CAG:345 genomic region harbors:
- a CDS encoding putative uncharacterized protein (product inferred by homology to UniProt) — translation MNILQKITLPFTIIGAFNWSLVALFNFNLVEWITRGFNIYAKIIYVFVAVCALVNILIFFADLRLGDKRRIE, via the coding sequence ATGAATATTTTACAAAAGATAACTTTACCGTTTACAATTATTGGAGCATTTAACTGGAGTCTAGTTGCACTTTTTAACTTTAATTTAGTTGAATGGATTACCCGTGGATTTAATATTTATGCAAAAATAATTTATGTATTTGTTGCGGTTTGTGCTTTGGTCAATATCTTAATTTTCTTTGCGGATTTAAGATTAGGCGATAAAAGAAGAATAGAATAG
- a CDS encoding putative uncharacterized protein (product inferred by homology to UniProt), with translation MFKKILLAIAILLVIILSGWKLFFSKSDVSKKMDKLKKDLTSYHIEANMDLLSNDETRSYYIVTDYQKNNEQDYFRVSMLDKNINQTQIMLKNNDGVFVLTPALNQVYKFKGTWPLNSPKPYLYHSLISLFDEEHQIKKNENGYLIMGKASYPNSPNWVNQEVQFSEDLKPISVNILDASSTSVGKITFTEVDFKPTYSEDFFSVDSNMNKARENLPKSETSVTFDDLPLLPVDNSSTLKEKTISAIDGENYYILSFEGKNNFTMVQGIAQPNETMKVVELDMDYVETINGIAFVKDNHLIYQNNCVSYEIYSDTMDIYKIIDVVNSLEVYDKK, from the coding sequence ATGTTCAAAAAAATTCTTCTTGCTATTGCAATTCTTTTAGTAATTATTCTATCTGGTTGGAAATTGTTCTTTTCAAAATCTGATGTTTCAAAGAAAATGGATAAATTAAAAAAGGATTTAACCAGTTATCATATAGAAGCGAATATGGACCTGCTTTCTAATGATGAAACACGTTCTTATTATATAGTTACAGACTATCAAAAAAATAATGAACAAGATTATTTTAGAGTATCCATGTTAGATAAAAATATTAACCAAACACAAATTATGTTAAAAAATAATGATGGAGTTTTTGTTTTAACACCAGCATTAAATCAAGTTTATAAATTCAAAGGAACCTGGCCATTAAATAGTCCCAAACCTTATTTATATCATTCTTTAATTTCATTGTTTGATGAAGAACATCAAATTAAGAAAAATGAAAATGGCTATCTAATAATGGGAAAAGCTTCTTATCCAAATTCTCCAAATTGGGTAAATCAAGAAGTACAATTCAGTGAAGATTTAAAACCAATAAGTGTAAATATACTCGACGCAAGTTCAACTAGTGTTGGAAAAATAACATTCACCGAAGTTGATTTCAAGCCTACATATTCTGAAGATTTCTTCTCAGTTGATAGCAACATGAATAAAGCAAGAGAAAATCTTCCTAAATCAGAAACATCTGTCACTTTTGACGATTTACCTCTTTTACCAGTAGATAATTCTTCGACATTAAAAGAAAAAACCATAAGCGCAATAGATGGAGAAAACTATTACATACTTTCTTTTGAAGGAAAAAACAACTTCACTATGGTTCAAGGAATTGCTCAGCCTAATGAGACTATGAAAGTTGTTGAACTAGATATGGATTACGTTGAAACAATCAATGGAATAGCCTTTGTAAAAGACAATCACCTTATATATCAAAATAATTGTGTCAGCTATGAAATTTATTCAGACACAATGGATATATATAAAATTATCGATGTTGTCAATTCACTAGAAGTCTATGATAAAAAATAA
- a CDS encoding s-adenosylmethionine synthase (product inferred by homology to UniProt), protein MKQKILFTSEAVSEGHPDKLCDKIADSILDACINLDKNARVAVEVLITHEKVVIAGEVTLNKSVGTPNYEKIARDVLREIGYTSHEEGIDADKCDVEVLIRQQSADISRGVDSSYDEASLGAGDQGIMFGYASNETENLMPLPIVMAHKLVRRASIYRKANKNTHMRPDMKSQVTIDYTDINNPRVDTIVFSCQHDDQIDIEDLRSLILKEVIIPVVESFGMNLDFRTLINPTGRFVIGGPEGDTGVTGRKIIVDTYGGSCPHGGGAFSGKDPTKVDRSAAYAARYAAKNIVASGACDRIQIQLSYAIGVSRPVSIGIETFGTEKVEKEKIIACLNEVFDFTPKGIISKFSMTEPKFKYSDLSNYGHFGRPDIYSPWEELDKVNEIKNFLKL, encoded by the coding sequence ATGAAACAAAAAATATTATTTACTTCCGAAGCGGTGTCCGAGGGACATCCGGATAAACTTTGCGATAAAATTGCAGATTCAATTCTTGATGCATGTATAAATTTAGACAAAAATGCTCGTGTTGCTGTTGAAGTTTTAATAACTCATGAAAAAGTTGTTATTGCCGGCGAAGTTACATTAAATAAATCTGTCGGAACTCCAAATTATGAGAAAATAGCTCGAGATGTCCTTCGTGAAATTGGATATACTTCACATGAAGAAGGTATCGATGCTGATAAATGTGATGTTGAAGTTTTAATTCGTCAACAATCGGCTGATATTTCTCGAGGCGTTGATTCTAGTTATGATGAGGCATCACTTGGGGCAGGAGATCAAGGTATTATGTTTGGTTATGCTTCTAATGAAACTGAAAATTTAATGCCACTCCCAATAGTTATGGCCCATAAATTAGTACGTAGAGCTAGTATATATCGTAAGGCTAATAAAAATACACATATGCGTCCCGATATGAAATCTCAAGTTACTATCGATTATACTGATATAAATAATCCACGTGTTGATACAATTGTATTTTCTTGTCAACATGATGATCAAATTGATATAGAAGATTTACGGTCATTAATTTTAAAAGAAGTTATTATTCCTGTAGTTGAATCTTTTGGAATGAATCTAGATTTTCGTACTTTAATAAATCCAACAGGACGCTTTGTTATTGGTGGACCAGAAGGAGATACCGGTGTAACTGGACGAAAAATTATTGTTGATACTTATGGCGGTTCATGTCCTCATGGTGGTGGTGCTTTCTCAGGAAAAGATCCAACTAAAGTTGATCGCTCAGCAGCTTATGCCGCAAGATACGCTGCAAAAAATATAGTTGCTAGTGGTGCTTGTGATAGAATTCAAATTCAACTTTCCTATGCGATTGGAGTTTCAAGACCAGTTAGTATTGGTATTGAAACATTTGGTACTGAGAAAGTAGAAAAAGAAAAAATAATCGCTTGTTTGAATGAAGTATTTGATTTTACTCCAAAAGGTATTATTTCTAAATTCTCTATGACTGAACCAAAATTTAAATATTCTGATTTATCTAACTATGGACATTTTGGTAGGCCAGATATCTATTCTCCTTGGGAAGAATTAGATAAGGTTAATGAAATTAAAAACTTCTTAAAATTATAA
- a CDS encoding unknown (no significant homology to UniProt): MNKTKHEKQIKLAEILYENGMELPLIEKITGVASLELLAKQIRLEESNSKIERK; encoded by the coding sequence ATGAATAAAACTAAACATGAAAAACAAATTAAATTAGCAGAAATATTATATGAAAATGGTATGGAATTGCCGCTTATTGAAAAGATAACCGGCGTAGCCAGTTTGGAATTATTGGCTAAACAAATTAGGCTCGAGGAGTCAAATTCCAAGATAGAAAGAAAGTAA
- a CDS encoding putative uncharacterized protein (product inferred by homology to UniProt), which yields MNEIYTFKPQGVCSREMKIEIDDNDKIVSFEVVGGCPGNLGGITRLIKGMDINEVADKLSGVDCRGRGTSCPDQLSRGLKSVIEKRKSKINA from the coding sequence ATGAACGAAATTTATACTTTTAAACCACAAGGTGTTTGTTCTCGCGAAATGAAAATTGAAATCGACGACAATGATAAAATTGTCAGTTTTGAAGTAGTTGGAGGCTGTCCAGGAAATTTAGGTGGAATTACTCGTCTAATCAAAGGAATGGATATCAATGAAGTCGCTGATAAATTATCAGGTGTCGATTGCAGAGGTCGTGGCACTTCTTGCCCAGATCAATTATCGCGCGGTCTAAAATCTGTTATTGAAAAAAGAAAATCAAAAATTAATGCATAG
- a CDS encoding putative uncharacterized protein (product inferred by homology to UniProt): MNIRKISYTALFTALAVILHYVEGLIPLPVPIIGFKLGLANIVGVFTLFYLGWSYYVISNVARVLLVALLSTGFGTAFFLSVSGMVLSTVASILLFKFSRCSIFGISTVSSFFHVLGQVLMYILITLTPYLISYLPILASLSMLAGFILAFLSKFLLERLPPVKEYGFASNQNKKIIKKS, encoded by the coding sequence ATGAATATTCGTAAAATATCGTATACTGCTTTATTTACAGCTCTAGCTGTCATTCTGCATTATGTAGAAGGGTTGATTCCTCTACCTGTCCCAATAATTGGTTTTAAATTAGGCTTAGCAAATATTGTTGGTGTATTTACTTTGTTTTATTTAGGTTGGAGCTATTATGTTATAAGCAATGTCGCTAGAGTTCTTCTTGTTGCTTTGCTTTCAACAGGTTTTGGGACGGCATTCTTTTTATCGGTTAGCGGTATGGTTTTATCGACAGTAGCGTCGATTTTACTTTTTAAATTTTCTCGATGTTCTATATTTGGAATATCTACTGTTTCATCATTTTTCCATGTACTAGGACAAGTCTTAATGTATATTTTAATAACATTAACACCATATTTAATCTCATATTTGCCGATATTAGCTAGTCTTAGTATGCTTGCTGGATTCATTCTTGCATTTTTAAGCAAATTTCTTTTGGAAAGATTACCTCCAGTAAAAGAATATGGTTTTGCTAGTAATCAAAATAAAAAGATAATAAAAAAATCATGA
- a CDS encoding putative uncharacterized protein (product inferred by homology to UniProt), which yields MQEKSRTKFNIHDVFAIVAAVVATIVFLVYGFIRYPIFESGTTVNVYYQNRLIDTYDLNVDQTLVYCRNEEDGETVGRVCTKSGFSDFQGPVVVLEIKDKKIKIGEETSNKHLCSTQGSIGTGNTPLICLPNSFMAVIVAENKGGFDN from the coding sequence ATGCAAGAGAAGAGTAGGACAAAATTTAATATTCATGATGTTTTTGCGATTGTGGCCGCAGTTGTGGCCACTATCGTTTTTTTAGTCTATGGTTTTATTCGTTATCCTATTTTTGAAAGTGGTACTACCGTAAATGTTTATTATCAAAATCGCTTGATTGATACTTACGATTTAAATGTCGATCAGACTTTAGTATATTGTCGCAATGAAGAAGATGGTGAAACTGTGGGCAGAGTATGCACAAAAAGTGGTTTTTCTGATTTCCAAGGACCTGTAGTAGTTTTGGAAATCAAAGATAAAAAAATCAAAATTGGAGAAGAAACAAGCAATAAACATCTTTGTTCTACACAAGGATCAATTGGTACGGGAAATACTCCACTTATTTGTCTTCCTAATTCATTTATGGCTGTTATAGTTGCGGAAAATAAAGGAGGATTTGATAACTGA
- a CDS encoding putative uncharacterized protein (product inferred by homology to UniProt) → MMSIVWTIVVLVVLACLLAVALAVANKFFKVEEDNRKEEVMKHLPGANCGACTYPGCSGLADALIEGKVTHVKQCKVIKDDQANVIKDYLNSTPGPDGSTLKVDL, encoded by the coding sequence ATGATGTCAATAGTTTGGACAATAGTTGTCCTAGTTGTATTAGCTTGTTTGCTTGCTGTTGCATTAGCTGTTGCAAATAAGTTTTTCAAAGTTGAAGAAGACAATAGAAAAGAAGAAGTTATGAAACATCTTCCAGGAGCTAACTGTGGTGCTTGTACATATCCTGGTTGCTCAGGTTTAGCAGATGCTTTGATCGAAGGAAAAGTAACTCATGTAAAACAATGTAAAGTTATTAAAGATGATCAAGCAAATGTTATTAAGGATTATTTAAATTCTACTCCAGGTCCTGATGGATCTACATTGAAAGTTGATCTTTAA
- a CDS encoding unknown (no significant homology to UniProt) → MITIFLNTLEKSLIALAFLVGSFIIFTITYLLNKKAKVPDDCAKDELPEGCKSCMLSCGKRETPFSPLSDESKKDKGDK, encoded by the coding sequence ATGATTACGATTTTTCTAAATACACTAGAAAAAAGTTTAATTGCTTTGGCATTCTTAGTAGGTAGTTTTATTATTTTTACAATAACATATTTATTGAATAAAAAAGCTAAGGTGCCAGATGATTGTGCAAAAGATGAACTTCCGGAAGGTTGCAAGTCATGCATGCTCAGCTGTGGAAAAAGAGAAACTCCTTTTTCTCCACTAAGCGATGAATCCAAAAAAGATAAAGGAGATAAATAG
- a CDS encoding putative uncharacterized protein (product inferred by homology to UniProt) — protein sequence MVAFYTALISSIFVSNSILSGFKGMCSYLGISKNRTAAFGMGCALTFVCVISGLICWGLGFLLRALDIYFMFTIVAILVIASLVQFVELVIKKFVPSLYKSLGIYLPLITTNCVVLGLALSVGSIATPQEFGTVLGTVIGVPLGYFLVIMLFSAIQERLLSSNTPKGFKGAAIGLITTALMALAFYGFAGTI from the coding sequence ATGGTAGCATTTTATACAGCACTTATTTCATCAATCTTTGTTTCTAACTCTATTCTTTCTGGATTCAAAGGAATGTGTTCTTATTTAGGAATATCAAAAAATCGCACAGCAGCATTTGGAATGGGATGTGCCTTAACATTTGTCTGTGTTATTTCAGGTCTTATTTGCTGGGGTCTTGGTTTCCTTTTAAGAGCTTTAGATATTTATTTCATGTTCACCATTGTTGCAATTTTAGTAATTGCTTCTCTGGTTCAATTTGTTGAATTGGTAATTAAGAAATTTGTTCCTTCCCTTTATAAGAGTTTAGGTATTTATTTACCACTTATTACAACAAACTGCGTTGTTTTAGGTTTAGCTTTATCGGTTGGTTCAATTGCTACACCTCAAGAATTTGGTACAGTTTTAGGAACTGTCATTGGTGTTCCTCTTGGCTATTTCTTAGTTATTATGCTCTTTAGTGCTATACAAGAAAGATTGCTTTCTAGCAATACACCAAAAGGATTTAAGGGTGCTGCTATCGGTTTGATCACTACAGCTTTGATGGCTTTGGCATTCTATGGATTTGCTGGCACTATTTAA
- a CDS encoding nADH dehydrogenase (product inferred by homology to UniProt) codes for MEKTSQKKEYFLAGIFKENPILVSLLGLCPIIPATTSIMNALTMSVAVLFVLFFSNIIISAIRKIVPNEIRIPIYIVIIASLVTCIDLLLQAYTPSLSESLGVFIPLITVNCIILGRAEAFASKHSVVDSMLDALGVSIGFAFACLIIAFFRELIGTGGFTLSNPFDSSQTVSWLPLKDYAWSAMTGGIGGFMTFGFVLGVYNTINILINSKKEKKIEAQKALASSKGAN; via the coding sequence ATGGAAAAAACTTCACAAAAGAAAGAATATTTCCTTGCCGGTATCTTTAAGGAAAACCCAATTCTTGTTTCCTTATTAGGTCTTTGTCCAATTATTCCAGCTACAACCTCTATTATGAATGCCTTAACAATGTCAGTAGCTGTCTTATTCGTCTTATTTTTCTCAAATATAATAATTTCAGCAATTCGTAAAATTGTTCCTAATGAAATTCGTATTCCAATTTATATTGTTATTATCGCTTCATTAGTTACATGTATCGATTTATTGTTACAAGCTTATACTCCTTCTTTATCCGAATCTTTAGGAGTCTTCATTCCTCTTATCACAGTTAACTGTATTATTTTAGGAAGAGCTGAAGCTTTTGCTAGCAAACATTCGGTTGTTGATTCAATGTTAGATGCTCTTGGTGTTTCAATTGGTTTTGCTTTTGCCTGTTTGATTATCGCCTTCTTTAGAGAATTAATAGGTACAGGCGGTTTCACTTTATCTAATCCATTTGATTCATCACAAACAGTTAGCTGGTTACCACTTAAAGATTATGCTTGGTCAGCAATGACAGGAGGTATTGGTGGATTTATGACATTTGGTTTTGTCTTAGGTGTCTATAATACAATCAATATCCTTATCAATAGTAAAAAAGAAAAGAAGATCGAAGCACAAAAAGCTTTAGCTTCTTCGAAAGGAGCAAATTAA